DNA from Streptomyces rishiriensis:
TACGGCAGGTGCGGCTGCGTGGCGCGATGCTGGGCGAGCGAATGCTGGCCGACCTGCGCGAGGACTTCCTCGTACGCTCGGTACGGCTGCCGCCGGGTGTGCTGGAGCGAGCCGGTACGGGTGACCTGCTGTCCCGCATCACCACGGACATCGACCGGCTGGCCAACGCGATGCGCGAGGCCGTGCCCCAGCTGACGATCGGCGTGATGTGGGCTCTGCTGCTGCTCGGCGGGCTCGTCGTCACGGCGCCGCCGCTGGCGCCGGCCGTCCTGGTCGCGGTTCCGCTGCTGGTGGCCGGGTGCCGCTGGTACTTCAAGCGGGCGCCGGCCGGCTACCGCTCGGAGGCCGCCGGTTACGCCTCCGTGGCCGCGGCCCTCGCCGAGACCGTGGACGCCGGCCGCACCGTGGAGGCCCACCGGCTGGGCCGGCGCCGCATCGCGCTGTCCGAGCAGCGCATCCGGCAGTGGACCGCCTGGGAGCGCTACACGCTGTGGCTGCGGTCGGTGCTGTTCCCGGTCATCAACCTCGTGCACATCACTGTCCTGGGCTCGGTCCTCATGCTCGGCGGGGCGTTCGTGCTGAAGGGCTGGATCGGGGTCGGCCAGCTCACGACGGGGGCCCTGCTGGCGCAGATGCTCGTCGACCCGGTGAACCTCATCCTGCGTTGGTACGACGAACTCCAGGTGGCCCAGGTGTCGCTGGCCCGCCTCGTCGGAGTACGTGACATCGAGCCGGACGACGGGGACTCCGCGCTCGTCCCGGACGGGCACGACGTCCACGCCGACCGGGTCCATTTCGGCTACCGGGAGGGCGTCGACGTACTGCGCAAGGTGACCCTGGAGGTCTCCCCCGGCACCCGGCTGGCCCTGGTCGGGCCCTCGGGGGCGGGGAAGTCCACACTGGGGCGGCTGCTCGCGGGGATCTACGCGCCGCGCGACGGCCGGATCACCCTCGGCGGCGCCGAACTGTCGCGGATGACCGCGGAACGGGTCCGCTCCCATGTGGCGCTCGTCAACCAGGAGCACCACGTCTTCGTCGGCTCCCTGCGCGACAACCTCCGGCTGGCCCTCCCCCACGCGCGACTCCACCCGAGCGAGGGGTCCCCGTCGGCCCCGACGGCCGTGGGAAGCGCCGAGAAGGCCGAGGAAGCCGAGCTGTGGGCGGCCCTGGGCGCGGTCGACGCGGACGGCTGGGCCCGCGCTCTGGACGACGGCCTCGACACCGAGGTCGGCTCCGGCGGTGTCGCGCTCACCCCGGCGCAGGCCCAGCAGATCGCCCTGGCCCGGCTGGTCCTGGCCGACCCCCACACGCTGGTGCTGGACGAGGCGACCTCGCTGCTCGACCCGCGTGCCGCCCGCCATCTGGAGCGGTCCCTCGCCCGCGTCCTGGACGGCCGTACCGTCGTCGCCATCGCCCACCGTCTGCACACCGCCCACGACGCCGACGTCATCGCCGTAGTGGAGAACGGCCGCATCAGCGAGCTGGGCAGCCACACCGAGCTGGTCGCGGCGGACGGGGCGTACGCGGCGCTCTGGCGGTCGTGGCACGGCTGAGTCGCGAACCGACGACGGCGCGAAGCCGCCGAGACGAGGCGCGAGAGCGCCGGCGCCGGCATCTGGAACGGTGCCGACACCGGTGCCTGGGTCAGTGCTCCCGGGTTCTGGGTCATTTCCGCACTGGTTCCTGAGCCGGTGCCGGAGTTCTGGGTCGCTGCCGGAACCAGCGCCTGAGTCGGCACCCGTGCCTGGGTCGGTGCCGGGTTCTGCGTTGGTGCCGACACCGGTGCCTGGGTCAGTGCTGCCGGTTTCTCGGTCATTGCCGGTGCCTGGGTCGGTGCCGGTGCCTTGGCCGGCGCCGGTGCCTTGGCCGGCGCCTTGGCCGGTGCCGGCGCCTGAGCCGGAGTTCCGGGTCGGTGCCGGAACCAGCGCCTGGGTCGGTACCGGTGCCTCAGTCGGTGCTGCCGGGTTATGGGTCGGCACCGGTGCCTGGGTCCGTGCCGGCGCGTACGTCGGTGTCGGCGCCAGGGGGCGGTGCCGGCGCGGGTGCGTGAGTCATTGTGTGGGCAGGCGCCCTCGGGGGTGCTCTCGGCCGGCTTCTCGCAGAGCGGGGAACTGCGTGCCCCGGGGACCGGGACGGTCTCGGCGCGCGACCGACACCCGCCGCCGCAGGCGGCCCGGCCAGGCCTGCGCGCGCCCTCTGGCGTTGCGCGGTCCCGACGCGGAGTGGAACGCTGGATAGCGGCACCCGCGCGGAAGGCGGTCGGGATCCCTCCGGAACACACCGCGCCCGACCGGTGCCCCGTGCGGCGGTACCCCGCCGCCGACCGCGATGAGAACGGGGCCGACACCCCCTGGAGGTACCCGTGAACAGTGCCGACGGATGGGGGGACGACGTCTATCAGCCCGACGCGTCCGACATCCAGGACGACGCGGGACTGCTCGATGCCGAGGACACGCTGGAGAACGACGGCGTCGACGACCCCCTCGACCGCGGCTGGTCCCCTCCGGACCGCCCCTGGGCGGTGGAACACGATGGTGTGACCGCCGCGGAGCGCCGTGAGGGCGAGACCCTGGAACAGCGGCTCGCGGAGGAGACTCCGGAACTCGACGCGCCCGACGGCGACGGCCTCGGCGATTGCGACGGCACCGACGGGGAACTCCTCGACAACGAGGTCGGCTCCGCTCGCTCCGGCAGGCTCGTGGCGCCGGACGAAGGAGCCCACGAGGACGAGGAGAGCGCACTGATCGCCACGGACGTGGGCATCGACGGCGCGGCGGCCTCCGCCGAGGAGGCCGCGATGCACATCGTCGACGAGGACGCCCTGTCCGGCTGACCCGTCCACGGCCGCCTCGGCCGTGCCCGGTCCGTCGCCGCCGTCCGCATCGCCAACGCCGACGTCATCGCAGGAGGAGCCCTTATGCAGCAGGACAAGCAGCCCGACTACCACGCGGTCGTGTTCCGCGACCGGACCGCCGGTTACGCCTTCCTGACGCGGTCCACCGCCACCAGCGACCAGACCATCGAGTGGGACGACGGCGAGACCTACCCGGTCGTGGATGTGGAGATCTCCTCCGAGAGCCACCCCTTCTACACCGGCAAGGCGCGCACCGTGGACACGGAGGGCCGGGTCGCCCGCTTCGAGCGGCGCTACGGCGACGGCGGAGCGATGACCTGAACCGGTGCCGACGCCACCGTCGAAGGCACGCGTCGGCTCGCTCGTCAGATGTAGTTGAGGGCGGCCGCGCCGCCGACTCCCCCGAGCAGCATGAACACGGGCATCAGCACCTTCAGCTCGACCCAGCTGCCGGCCCGGAACCGCATCACCTTGGGCGGCCCGATCGGGTACCAGCGCTTGCGCCCGATGGGGATGGGCCACAGGACCGGGCAGCCCGAGACGGTCAGGGCGTCGCCGATGTCGTGCACCAGGGCGCCCAGCACGATCGGCAGTCCCAGCCACAGGTACTGCTGACCCGGGTCGGTGAACAGCCAGTCCGAGCCGTTGCCGGGCTTGTCCAGGACACCGGCGAGGATCCATGCGCTGGTGGCGGCCAGCAGCCACACCAGTACATCGCTGCTGGATCCCCGGGCGGCCCGCCACAGCAGTCCCTCGATCGCCAGCACCATGTGCACGAAGAGGAGCGCCAGGACCGCCCAGCGGCCACCGGTGACGGCCAGCGCCGAGGCGCCTCCGCCGATCATGACGGCCCACAGCCAGGTGTGCGTCAGGGTGCGGTGACCACCGGAGCGGCGCGGGTCGCCCTGCTTCCTCGTGCCCTTGTAGACGGCGTAGGAGAGCTTGTCGACGATCTCGCACAGCCAGCGCGAGACGGGTCCGAAGGCCCGGGAGATGGTGGCCGCCTTGTGGTCGAGGTCCGGGGCGAGCGCCGCTCCGGCACAGATCAGCGCACCCGCGAGGAGGACCGGCCAGGGCATCGTGTGCCCGGCAGCCGCGGCGGCCGCACCGACGCCGAGCCAGGCGGCCGCCCCCGACAGTGAATGTGCTGGTCCCATCATGGCCGCTGCCCGCCCTATTCCTCGAATGCCGCTGTCCAGTTGACCGGGTGCGTTGACGCTCCGTCGGCGACACAGCGTAGCGGTCGTGATCTTCGGGCCGGCATCCGATTCCCCCATCAGGGACGAGGGCAGGCAAGATGGGGGCGTGACCCTCATCGATCAGTTGCCGCCGACCGCAGATCCCGACGCCCTGTACGAAGCCTTCGAGTCCTGGGCGCAGGAGCGTGGTCTGACGCTCTACCCCCACCAGGAGGAGGCGCTGATCGAGGTGGTCTCCGGGGCGAACGTGATCGTGTCGACGCCCACCGGCTCCGGCAAGAGCATGATCGCGGCGGCCGCTCACTTCGCGGCTCTCGCCCGTGACGAGGTCACCTTCTACACGGCTCCGATCAAGGCGCTGGTGTCGGAGAAGTTCTTCGAGCTGTGCAAGATCTTCGGCACGGAGAACGTCGGCATGCTGACCGGCGACGCGTCCGTGAACTCCGACGCCCCGGTCATCTGCTGCACCGCCGAGGTGCTCGCCTCGATCGCCTTGCGCGACGGCAAGCACGCGGATGTCGGCCAGGTCGTCATGGACGAGTTCCACTTCTACGCGGAGGGCGACCGCGGCTGGGCGTGGCAGATCCCGATCCTGGAGCTGCCCCAGGCGCAGTTCGTGCTCATGTCGGCCACGCTCGGCGACGTGTCGTTCTTCGAGAAGGACCTCGCCCGGCGCACCGGCCGCCCCACGTCGGTGGTCCGCTCGGCGACCCGACCGGTGCCGCTGTCCTACGAGTACCGGTACACCCCGATGACGGAGACGCTCAGCGACCTGCTGGTCACCAAGCAGGCGCCCGTCTACATCGTGCACTTCACACAGGCGCAGGCGGTGGAGCGGGCACAGGCGCTGATGAGCATCAACATGTGCTCGCGCGAGGAGAAGGAACGGATCGCCGACCTGATCGGCAGCTTCCGCTTCACCACGAAGTTCGGCCAGAACCTCTCGCGCTACGTACGGCACGGCATCGGCGTCCACCACGCCGGCATGCTGCCCAAGTACCGGCGTCTGGTGGAGAAGCTCGCCCAGGCGGGCCTGTTGAAGGTGATCTGCGGTACGGACACGCTCGGCGTGGGCGTCAACGTGCCCATCCGGACCGTGCTGTTCACCGCGTTGACCAAGTACGACGGCAACCGGGTGCGCACGCTGCGGGCCCGCGAGTTCCACCAGATCGCGGGCCGGGCCGGCCGGGCCGGCTTCGACACCGCGGGCCTGGTGGTGGCCCAGGCTCCCGAGCACGTCATCGAGAACGAGAAGGCGCTCAACAAGGCCGGTGACGACCCGAAGAAGCGTCGCAAGGTGGTGCGCAAGAAGGCGCCCGAGGGATTCGTGGGCTGGACGGAGAACACCTTCGACAAGCTCATCGAGTCCGACCCGGAGCCGCTGACGTCCCGTTTCCGGGTCACGCACACGATGCTGCTCTCGGTGATCGCCCGGCCCGGCAACGCCTTCGAGGCGATGCGGCATCTGCTGGAGGACAATCACGAGCCGCGCAAGCAGCAGCTTCGGCACATCCGGCGCGCGATCGCGATCTACCGCTCGCTGCTGGACGGCGGCGTCGTCGAGAAGCTCGACGAACCGGACGCCACCGGCCGCGTCGTCCGCCTCACCGTGGACCTCCAGCAGGACTTCGCTCTGAACCAGCCGCTGTCCACCTTCGCGCTGGCCGCGTTCGAACTCCTCGACCCGGAGTCGCCTTCCTACGCTCTCGACATGGTCTCCGTCGTGGAATCCACGTTGGACGACCCGCGTCAGATCCTCGCCGCCCAGCAGAACAAGGCCCGCGGTGAGGCGGTGGCCGAGATGAAGGCTGACGGCGTCGAGTACGAGGAGCGGATGGAGCGCCTCCAGGACATCTCGTACCCGAAGCCCCTGGAGGAGCTGCTCTTCCACGCGTACGACACCTACCGCAAGAGCCACCCGTGGGTGGGCGACCATCCGTTGTCGCCGAAGTCCGTCATCCGTGACATGTACGAGCGGGCGATGTCCTTCACCGAGCTGGTGTCCCACTACGAGCTGGCCCGCACCGAGGGCATCGTGCTGCGCTACCTGGCCGGCGCCTACAAGGCCCTCGACCACACCGTCCCGGACGACCTCAAGTCGGAGGATCTGCAGGACCTGGTGCAGTGGCTGGGCGAGATGGTGCGCCAGGTGGACTCGAGCCTGCTGGACGAGTGGGAGCAGCTCGCGAACCCGGCGGAGATGACCGCCGAGGAGGCCCAGGAGAAGGCCGACGAGGTCAAGCCGGTCACGGCGAACCCGCGTGCCTTCCGGGTCCTGGTCCGCAACGCGATGTTCCGCCGCGTCGAGCTCGCCGCCCTCGACCACGTCGGCGAACTGGGCGAGATGGACGGCGAGTCCGGTTGGGACGCCGATGCCTGGGGCGAGGCGATGGACAAGTACTGGGACGAGTACGACGACCTCGGCACCGGTCCGGACGCCCGGGGCCCCAAGTTGCTCATCATCAAGGAGGAACCGGAGAACGCCCTGTGGCGGGTCCGGCAGATCTTCGACGACCCGAACGACGACCACGACTGGGGCATCAGCGCGGAGGTCGACCTCACGGCCTCCGACGCCGAGGGCCGCGCGGTCGTCCGCGTCACCAGCGTCGGCCAGTTGTGAGTACCGAAGAGGGCACAGGAGAAGCGCACCGATGACGAATCCCGCCGAGAGGCTCGTCGACCTGCTCGACCTCGAGCAGATCGAGGTCAACATCTTCCGCGGCCGCAGTCCGCAGGAGTCCCTGCAGCGGGTCTTCGGTGGCCAGGTTGCGGGCCAGGCACTGGTCGCGGCCGGCCGGACCACCGATGGGGACCGGCCCGTGCACTCGCTGCACGCGTACTTCCTGCGGCCGGGCCGTCCGGGTGTGCCCATCGTGTACCAGGTCGAGCGGGTGCGGGACGGGCGGTCCTTCACGACCCGCCGGGTCACCGCCGTGCAGCAGGGGCGCACGATCTTCAATCTCACCGCCTCCTTTCACAAGCCTGAGGAAGGTCCCTTCGAGCACCAGTTGCCGCCGGCTCGCGAGGTCCCGGACCCGGAGTCCCTGCCGACGGTCGTCGAGGAGATCCGGAAGCATCTGGGCGCGTTGCCCGAGCAGTTGGAGCGGATGGCGCGCCGCCAGCCCTTCGACATCCGGTACGCGGACCCGTTGCGCTGGAGCGCCGAGGAGGTCAAGGAGGCGGAGCCGCGCAGCGCGGTGTGGATGCGCGCGGTCGGGCCGCTGGGCGACGATCCGCTCGTCCACACCTGCGCGCTCACCTACGCCAGCGACATGACCCTTCTGGACGCCGTCCGCCTCCCGGTCGAGCCCCTGTGGGGTCCGCGCAACTTCGACATGGCGTCGCTGGACCACGCGATGTGGTTCCACCGGCCGTTCCGCGCCGACGAGTGGTTCCTGTACGACCAGGAGTCGCCGATCGCCACCGGCGGGCGCGGGCTGGCCCGCGGACGGATCTACGACCTGGAGGGGCGCCTGCTGGTGTCCGTGGTGCAGGAGGGTTTGTTCCGGGCACTGTAGATCCGGTCGGTCACCCGCTTCGGCGGCGCAGCCAGGGCAGCAGACCGCGGTTCGGCCGGTCGGGTCGGCCGGGCGGCTGCGGTGGTCCGGCCAGGGGCGTCGGGGCCGGTTTGGGGGAGGGCCGCGGCGCGGGCTGCTCGGCTCGGGCCTCGTCCAGGGTTCGTTCCAGGTCGTAGCTCAGCCAGTCGATCTCGTCGGGATCGTCGGCCGTCATGATCTTCTCGACGAGGTGCGCGGCCGGCGTGCCGGGTGTGCTGTGGGCCGGCGGTCCCGGCCGGAACCTGTTCAGGTGGGAGCGTTCGTAGGGGTCCTTGACGATCTCCGCGACCTGGAGCGGGTCGAGGAACCCGGCCAGTGCTCCGGCGCGTTGCCAGGGGTTTTCGGCCTGCCGGTGCAAGAAGCCCAGGTGGCGTCCCCGCCAGTTCCGGGGCCGCAGGTCGACACCCGCGGCCAGCTGGCTGCGAAGCACCTCGGGGGTGCGGCCCGCCAGCAGGAAGGCGTTGGTCCCGTCGGTGGCGAACTGCTCGATCTCGTCGGCGAGATAGAGCCAGACGACGACCCGGTAGCGGTTCAGGTAGAACCTGACGGGCACCACCAGTCCCAGTCGCGCGAGGCGGGTGAACCGGGCCGGGGGCACGCCCATGAGGGCTGCGCCTTCACCGGTGCCCACGGCCCGCACGCTCGCCCGCAGCGCTTCGGGGAAGCGGGGCTCCGACCGCAGACGTTGGATCTCCGCCCGGGCCACCCGGCGACCCCCTTCGCCCTCGTCGGGCACGGTCCTGACGCGCCCGAGGTGCACGGCGAGGTCGAACTCGCTTCGCTTCAGGTCCAGTTCCCGCGCTGCCCGGCTCGGCGTGCAGGAAGTGGAGTGTGGTCGTGTGACGGTGTTGCCGGACATGGTCGTCTCCCCCGTGGAGCGAAGTGGAGTGAAGCAGGCCCGCACGGTCCGCGGTGGCCTCGGAAAAAACCGTAGCCGGAACCGCCGACAGCGGGGCGAGCCTGTGGATAACTCCACAGAGGAGGAAGAAAGGGCAGGTCAGAGCTCGTCGAGTGGTGCGCGGTCGGGCTGCCGTGCGTCCACGGTGAGGTGCTCTCCGACCCGGTTGACGAGCAGGGTCATCTCGTAGGCGATCTGGCCCATGTCGGCCTCCGCCTCGCTGAGTACGCACAGACAGCTGCCGGTGCCCGCGGCGGTGACGAACAGCACCGCGTCGTCGAACTCGATCATCGTCTGGCGTACCCGGCCCGCGCCGAAATGCCGTCCCGAGCCCTTGGCCAGGCTGTGCAGTCCGGACGAGACGGCGGCGAGGTGCTCCGCGTCCTCCCGCAGCAGTCCCGCGCTCGCCCCCGCCACCAGCCCGTCGTTGGACAGGACGAGCGCGTGCCGTACGTGGTCGACGCGCTCGGTCAGGTCGTCCAACAACCAGCCCAGCCCCTGGTTCTGCGCCATGTCCCGCTCCCCCTGTGACATTCCCCGTGTGACATTCCCCGTGCGACCCTCCGCCTCGTCGGAGAATCTGCCCGCCAGCCTTCCCCAGGAGCGGCCGCGGGAGCAAGGAGGATGGCGGCATGGCACAGAAGATGACCGATGAGGAATGGCGGGCCTTCGTCGCGTACGGGACCCGCACCGGAAAACTGTCCACGGTACGGGCCGACGGAAGTCCGCATGTGGCGCCGATCTGGTTCCTGCTCGACGGGGACGAAGTGGTGTTCAACACCGGCAAGGACACGGTGAAGGGGCGCAATCTGGCGCGGGACGGCCGGGTCGCCCTCTGCGTGGACGACGACCGGCCGCCCTTCGACTACGTGGTGCTGCGTGGCCGGGCCCGCATCTCGGAGGACCCCGACGAGCTCCGGCACTGGGCGACTCGTATCGCCGCGCGCTACATGGGTGACGAGCGCGCCGAGGAGTTCGGTGCCCGCAACGGGGTTCCGGGCGAACTGCTCGTGCGCGTCGCCGTCGACAAGGTCCTGGCGCAGAAGCGCGTCGCGGACTGACCGGGCCGACGTGGGCGAGGTCAGCTCACGGAGTCGAGCAGCCGGGCGGTGTGCATCCGCCCGGCGTACTCGACCAGCCGGATCAGCACCTCCTTGCCCGAGGCGCGGTCACGGGCGTCGCACAGGACGACCGGGGTGCCGCCGTCGAGGTCGAGAGCGCGCGAGACGTCCTGGGCGCCGTATGTCCGCGAGCCCACGAAGCAGTTGACGGCCACCACGAACGGGATGTGCCGGTGCTCGAAGTAGTCGACCGCCGGGAAGCAGTCCTCCAGACGCCGGGTGTCGGCGAGGACCACCGCGCCCAGCGCCCCTTGTGACAGTTCGTCCCACAGGAACCAGAAGCGGTCCTGGCCGGGGGTGCCGAACAGATAGAGGGAGAGGCCGGAACGGATGGTGATCCGGCCGAAGTCCATGGCGACCGTCGTCGTGACCTTCTGGTCCACGCCGTCGGTGTCGTCGACCGACTGTCCAGCCTCGCTGAGCAGTTCCTCGGTGCGCAGCGGCTTGATCTCGCTGACCGCGCCCACCATGGTGGTCTTGCCCACGCCGAACCCGCCGGCGACCAGTATCTTCAACGCCAGGGGGGCCGTGTCGCCGCCCGTGGTGTCGGAGTGTTCGGAGACCATGGATCACTTCTCTCGGGAGTGTCGTCAACGGTCGAGGTCGTTTTGCAGGGGTGCCGGGCCCGGCGCGGCGGTCGCGCGGGGCTTCGGCGCCGGAGTGACACGTCAGCATCATGACAACCGCGGTCCCTTTCCGAGGTGTTCGACCGCTATCTGCCCGATGTGACCGACTCTGATGTGTTCGGTGTCCTGAGGCGTGCACGAGCCGGTGTGCGGTGGGTCCGTACGCGTCCGGGTCGGTCCGTGGTTCGTCTACAGCGCTCGCAGCCCCTCGATCACCTCGCGCAGGATCCGTTCGTCGGGCAGCTGGGCGGGCGGGACCGGGCGGCTGACGGTGACGCAACCGAGTTCCAGCAGGTCTCCGAGGAGCACCCGGACCACGCCCACGGGAAGGTCCGCGCCCGCCGAGAGCTCGGCGACGGACTGGGTCTCCGTCCGGCAGAGCCCGATGAGGGAGCGGTGTTCGGGTCCGAGCGCCATGCCGTCCGTGCTCGGCGCGCCCGGATCCAGGGTGACCAGGGCGATCAGGTCGAAGCGCACTCCGGTGGGTCCCGGTTTCGTGCGCCCGCCCGTCATGGCGTACGGGCGGACGAGCGGGCCTGCCTCGTTGTCGTACCACTGGCTGCCCAGCTCGCGCGGGGCGCCGGTCATGTCCTCGGTCATCTGCGTGGGTCGCTCTCTGGCCTCATCCGGCGGCGGGCGGGCGCGAGCCGAGCCGTGGCGCCGTGTAGAG
Protein-coding regions in this window:
- a CDS encoding metal-dependent hydrolase — its product is MMGPAHSLSGAAAWLGVGAAAAAAGHTMPWPVLLAGALICAGAALAPDLDHKAATISRAFGPVSRWLCEIVDKLSYAVYKGTRKQGDPRRSGGHRTLTHTWLWAVMIGGGASALAVTGGRWAVLALLFVHMVLAIEGLLWRAARGSSSDVLVWLLAATSAWILAGVLDKPGNGSDWLFTDPGQQYLWLGLPIVLGALVHDIGDALTVSGCPVLWPIPIGRKRWYPIGPPKVMRFRAGSWVELKVLMPVFMLLGGVGGAAALNYI
- a CDS encoding DUF5709 domain-containing protein — its product is MNSADGWGDDVYQPDASDIQDDAGLLDAEDTLENDGVDDPLDRGWSPPDRPWAVEHDGVTAAERREGETLEQRLAEETPELDAPDGDGLGDCDGTDGELLDNEVGSARSGRLVAPDEGAHEDEESALIATDVGIDGAAASAEEAAMHIVDEDALSG
- a CDS encoding DUF6397 family protein — encoded protein: MSGNTVTRPHSTSCTPSRAARELDLKRSEFDLAVHLGRVRTVPDEGEGGRRVARAEIQRLRSEPRFPEALRASVRAVGTGEGAALMGVPPARFTRLARLGLVVPVRFYLNRYRVVVWLYLADEIEQFATDGTNAFLLAGRTPEVLRSQLAAGVDLRPRNWRGRHLGFLHRQAENPWQRAGALAGFLDPLQVAEIVKDPYERSHLNRFRPGPPAHSTPGTPAAHLVEKIMTADDPDEIDWLSYDLERTLDEARAEQPAPRPSPKPAPTPLAGPPQPPGRPDRPNRGLLPWLRRRSG
- a CDS encoding ABC transporter ATP-binding protein: MIGVAPPAYDPAAPTTANTLPVGAPSTVRAYVAELLRRHRRAFLLLLLVNTVATVASMVGPWLLGDLVERLSEGARELRLGLVATLFVLALVLQAAFVRQVRLRGAMLGERMLADLREDFLVRSVRLPPGVLERAGTGDLLSRITTDIDRLANAMREAVPQLTIGVMWALLLLGGLVVTAPPLAPAVLVAVPLLVAGCRWYFKRAPAGYRSEAAGYASVAAALAETVDAGRTVEAHRLGRRRIALSEQRIRQWTAWERYTLWLRSVLFPVINLVHITVLGSVLMLGGAFVLKGWIGVGQLTTGALLAQMLVDPVNLILRWYDELQVAQVSLARLVGVRDIEPDDGDSALVPDGHDVHADRVHFGYREGVDVLRKVTLEVSPGTRLALVGPSGAGKSTLGRLLAGIYAPRDGRITLGGAELSRMTAERVRSHVALVNQEHHVFVGSLRDNLRLALPHARLHPSEGSPSAPTAVGSAEKAEEAELWAALGAVDADGWARALDDGLDTEVGSGGVALTPAQAQQIALARLVLADPHTLVLDEATSLLDPRAARHLERSLARVLDGRTVVAIAHRLHTAHDADVIAVVENGRISELGSHTELVAADGAYAALWRSWHG
- a CDS encoding DEAD/DEAH box helicase, with the translated sequence MTLIDQLPPTADPDALYEAFESWAQERGLTLYPHQEEALIEVVSGANVIVSTPTGSGKSMIAAAAHFAALARDEVTFYTAPIKALVSEKFFELCKIFGTENVGMLTGDASVNSDAPVICCTAEVLASIALRDGKHADVGQVVMDEFHFYAEGDRGWAWQIPILELPQAQFVLMSATLGDVSFFEKDLARRTGRPTSVVRSATRPVPLSYEYRYTPMTETLSDLLVTKQAPVYIVHFTQAQAVERAQALMSINMCSREEKERIADLIGSFRFTTKFGQNLSRYVRHGIGVHHAGMLPKYRRLVEKLAQAGLLKVICGTDTLGVGVNVPIRTVLFTALTKYDGNRVRTLRAREFHQIAGRAGRAGFDTAGLVVAQAPEHVIENEKALNKAGDDPKKRRKVVRKKAPEGFVGWTENTFDKLIESDPEPLTSRFRVTHTMLLSVIARPGNAFEAMRHLLEDNHEPRKQQLRHIRRAIAIYRSLLDGGVVEKLDEPDATGRVVRLTVDLQQDFALNQPLSTFALAAFELLDPESPSYALDMVSVVESTLDDPRQILAAQQNKARGEAVAEMKADGVEYEERMERLQDISYPKPLEELLFHAYDTYRKSHPWVGDHPLSPKSVIRDMYERAMSFTELVSHYELARTEGIVLRYLAGAYKALDHTVPDDLKSEDLQDLVQWLGEMVRQVDSSLLDEWEQLANPAEMTAEEAQEKADEVKPVTANPRAFRVLVRNAMFRRVELAALDHVGELGEMDGESGWDADAWGEAMDKYWDEYDDLGTGPDARGPKLLIIKEEPENALWRVRQIFDDPNDDHDWGISAEVDLTASDAEGRAVVRVTSVGQL
- a CDS encoding PPOX class F420-dependent oxidoreductase, whose amino-acid sequence is MAQKMTDEEWRAFVAYGTRTGKLSTVRADGSPHVAPIWFLLDGDEVVFNTGKDTVKGRNLARDGRVALCVDDDRPPFDYVVLRGRARISEDPDELRHWATRIAARYMGDERAEEFGARNGVPGELLVRVAVDKVLAQKRVAD
- a CDS encoding GTP-binding protein — protein: MVSEHSDTTGGDTAPLALKILVAGGFGVGKTTMVGAVSEIKPLRTEELLSEAGQSVDDTDGVDQKVTTTVAMDFGRITIRSGLSLYLFGTPGQDRFWFLWDELSQGALGAVVLADTRRLEDCFPAVDYFEHRHIPFVVAVNCFVGSRTYGAQDVSRALDLDGGTPVVLCDARDRASGKEVLIRLVEYAGRMHTARLLDSVS
- a CDS encoding roadblock/LC7 domain-containing protein gives rise to the protein MAQNQGLGWLLDDLTERVDHVRHALVLSNDGLVAGASAGLLREDAEHLAAVSSGLHSLAKGSGRHFGAGRVRQTMIEFDDAVLFVTAAGTGSCLCVLSEAEADMGQIAYEMTLLVNRVGEHLTVDARQPDRAPLDEL
- a CDS encoding DUF742 domain-containing protein codes for the protein MTEDMTGAPRELGSQWYDNEAGPLVRPYAMTGGRTKPGPTGVRFDLIALVTLDPGAPSTDGMALGPEHRSLIGLCRTETQSVAELSAGADLPVGVVRVLLGDLLELGCVTVSRPVPPAQLPDERILREVIEGLRAL
- a CDS encoding acyl-CoA thioesterase gives rise to the protein MTNPAERLVDLLDLEQIEVNIFRGRSPQESLQRVFGGQVAGQALVAAGRTTDGDRPVHSLHAYFLRPGRPGVPIVYQVERVRDGRSFTTRRVTAVQQGRTIFNLTASFHKPEEGPFEHQLPPAREVPDPESLPTVVEEIRKHLGALPEQLERMARRQPFDIRYADPLRWSAEEVKEAEPRSAVWMRAVGPLGDDPLVHTCALTYASDMTLLDAVRLPVEPLWGPRNFDMASLDHAMWFHRPFRADEWFLYDQESPIATGGRGLARGRIYDLEGRLLVSVVQEGLFRAL
- a CDS encoding type B 50S ribosomal protein L31 translates to MQQDKQPDYHAVVFRDRTAGYAFLTRSTATSDQTIEWDDGETYPVVDVEISSESHPFYTGKARTVDTEGRVARFERRYGDGGAMT